A single window of Leptospira koniambonensis DNA harbors:
- the ggt gene encoding gamma-glutamyltransferase: MSFRTVRPSPKYFFALSILLLLAFGSCKKNILFIEGREVSTQNLVAPKFGIDPNTLFAESKKIMISTDSIDSSKVGLEIYKKGGNTIDVAVASSFAVSVTRPSSTGIGGGGFLVYHHAKSGKSYAFDFRERAPSLANRNMYKGRPKEESLLGYKSVGVPGMVAGLVQIHKKFGKLPLKEVLAPAIRLAEQGFIVYPDLSEAIQESEQDMSPGMKKIFIPGGKIPEPGEVFVQKDLAKTLKIISETGDKDFYTGAIAKALAEEVSANGGPIHFSDLKNYKVKEEKPLEITYRNYNIKTMFPPSSGVHLFTMLKMLETKELHSMYDFSQSDYYHFLAEVMRRGYSDRAVLGGDPGFTKIPVETLVSSEYAKEKISDFNPGKATPSSTYLSRLNLKAESPQTTHISVVDAEGNAVSTTHSINYRFGAAVVLEGYGFVLNDTMDDFSRSPGEPNVYGLIGAEANSIQPGKTPLSSMSPTIVLKNGETFLVTGAPGGSYIVNAVLQSILFTLDLNLTLYESVARGRIHHQFFPDALSVEGPATDTATFNQLKAKKHEVRLGNNMAKLFCVKRENGTLYGAADPRGDGIPLGE; the protein is encoded by the coding sequence ATGTCTTTTAGAACGGTTAGACCTAGTCCCAAATATTTCTTTGCACTTTCTATTCTGCTTCTTCTTGCTTTTGGATCCTGCAAGAAGAATATACTATTCATCGAAGGAAGAGAAGTTTCTACCCAGAACCTTGTGGCTCCTAAGTTTGGCATAGATCCAAACACTTTGTTTGCGGAATCCAAGAAGATCATGATCTCTACGGATTCCATAGATTCCTCCAAGGTGGGATTGGAGATCTATAAAAAAGGTGGAAACACGATTGATGTGGCGGTTGCTTCTTCCTTTGCAGTTTCCGTTACCCGTCCTTCGTCCACAGGAATTGGTGGAGGCGGATTTTTAGTCTATCATCATGCGAAATCTGGAAAGTCATATGCTTTTGATTTCAGGGAAAGAGCACCTTCTTTAGCAAACCGTAATATGTATAAGGGCCGCCCCAAGGAAGAATCCTTACTCGGATACAAATCAGTGGGTGTTCCTGGAATGGTAGCCGGCCTTGTGCAGATCCATAAAAAATTCGGAAAACTTCCTTTAAAAGAAGTTTTGGCTCCTGCAATCCGATTGGCCGAACAAGGATTTATAGTATATCCGGATCTTTCGGAAGCGATCCAAGAATCAGAACAGGATATGAGTCCTGGAATGAAGAAGATCTTTATACCTGGAGGAAAAATTCCAGAGCCTGGGGAAGTTTTTGTCCAAAAAGATCTGGCAAAAACTCTTAAGATCATTTCTGAAACTGGTGACAAGGACTTTTATACTGGAGCAATTGCAAAGGCTCTCGCAGAAGAAGTATCTGCAAACGGCGGTCCAATCCATTTTAGTGATCTGAAAAATTATAAGGTAAAAGAAGAAAAACCTTTAGAGATCACTTACAGAAATTATAATATTAAGACGATGTTTCCTCCTTCTTCTGGAGTTCATCTTTTCACAATGTTGAAGATGTTAGAAACAAAAGAACTTCATTCCATGTATGATTTCTCCCAAAGCGACTATTATCACTTTTTGGCAGAAGTTATGAGAAGAGGATATTCTGATAGGGCAGTCCTTGGAGGAGATCCAGGATTTACAAAAATCCCTGTGGAAACTTTAGTCTCTTCTGAGTATGCTAAGGAAAAAATTTCTGACTTTAATCCGGGAAAAGCAACTCCAAGTTCTACTTACTTAAGTAGATTGAATTTAAAGGCAGAATCTCCTCAGACAACTCATATCTCTGTAGTGGATGCGGAAGGAAATGCGGTTTCTACCACTCATTCTATCAATTATCGATTTGGTGCAGCTGTAGTGCTCGAAGGTTATGGTTTCGTCCTGAATGATACAATGGACGATTTCAGTCGTTCTCCTGGAGAGCCTAACGTATATGGGTTAATTGGTGCAGAAGCGAATTCTATCCAACCTGGAAAAACACCGTTGAGTTCCATGTCTCCAACTATCGTTTTGAAAAATGGAGAAACATTTCTGGTTACTGGAGCCCCGGGTGGTTCTTATATAGTAAATGCAGTTTTACAATCCATATTATTTACTTTAGATTTGAATCTTACACTCTATGAATCAGTTGCAAGGGGAAGAATTCATCATCAGTTTTTCCCAGATGCACTTTCTGTTGAAGGTCCTGCGACTGATACTGCTACTTTCAATCAGTTGAAGGCAAAAAAACACGAGGTAAGACTCGGAAATAATATGGCAAAACTATTCTGTGTAAAAAGAGAGAATGGTACATTGTATGGTGCAGCGGACCCAAGGGGAGATGGAATCCCTCTGGGGGAATAA
- the gshA gene encoding glutamate--cysteine ligase: MNQSAKTPVFPNLRHAVKAKHGLEKESMRIFFDGKIATTPHPESLGSSLTNHFIKTDFSEPQLEFATNPRPRIEAIVRELQDLHIFTSRHLKEEWIWPFSMPPILPKEDKDIPLGQYGHSFSGEWKTVYRNGLGLRYGRRMQTISGVHYNFSFSNLFLKQFLGKEIHSFTKEEISELYLSVTRNFMRRVPEILYLTGATPVFDETFLPVPSDFPFVKHKNHTYYAPYATSLRMSEIGYTSKVQDELPINYNSLKEYIDGMCYAVSTPYAKYQPHGGIPNQLNDHYLQIENEFYSPIRPKQIPKNDERPLDALQSRGIQYIEIRCLDLQPESPTGIHKPSLGYIQMVLLDGLLKESKSIGQKEKLRIRENTKRIIWEGRKPGLKVLGDDGEEQDFLTRGKEFTQSLLPIAEELDRHTGKRFYQEILNIMNKRWEDPKCTPSGKLMDRIINEDWEFRDLGIHLAKENYRNQSQMELTPGKFAMFAKEVQKSLAEKVKIEESEKVKKNPTARICNH, encoded by the coding sequence ATGAATCAATCCGCCAAAACTCCGGTATTTCCAAATCTGCGTCACGCTGTGAAAGCGAAACACGGTTTGGAAAAGGAAAGTATGCGTATATTTTTCGATGGAAAAATTGCTACTACTCCTCATCCGGAATCCTTAGGTTCCAGTCTTACGAATCATTTCATTAAGACTGATTTTTCGGAACCTCAGCTTGAATTTGCTACAAATCCAAGACCTAGAATTGAAGCAATCGTAAGAGAATTACAAGATCTGCATATATTCACTTCCAGGCATTTAAAAGAAGAATGGATCTGGCCTTTTAGTATGCCTCCTATTCTTCCTAAAGAAGATAAAGACATTCCTCTTGGACAGTACGGTCATTCTTTTTCTGGAGAATGGAAAACAGTCTATCGTAATGGACTCGGTCTTCGTTATGGAAGGAGAATGCAGACCATCTCAGGTGTACATTATAATTTCTCTTTTTCGAATTTGTTCTTAAAACAATTTTTGGGAAAAGAAATACATTCATTCACTAAAGAAGAAATTTCGGAATTATATCTATCTGTTACTCGTAATTTTATGAGAAGGGTTCCTGAAATTCTCTATTTAACTGGAGCCACTCCGGTTTTTGACGAAACTTTCTTACCAGTGCCAAGCGATTTTCCTTTTGTAAAACATAAGAATCATACGTACTATGCCCCTTATGCTACTTCTTTAAGAATGAGCGAGATTGGGTATACGAGCAAGGTGCAAGATGAACTTCCTATCAATTATAATTCTTTAAAGGAATATATAGATGGAATGTGTTATGCAGTTAGCACTCCTTATGCAAAATACCAGCCACATGGTGGGATTCCAAACCAACTTAATGATCATTATCTGCAGATAGAAAACGAATTCTATTCCCCAATCCGACCTAAACAAATCCCTAAAAATGATGAAAGACCTTTGGATGCTCTTCAGAGTCGTGGGATCCAATACATTGAGATACGTTGTTTAGATCTTCAACCTGAATCTCCTACCGGAATTCATAAGCCGAGTCTTGGTTATATACAAATGGTCCTTTTAGATGGTCTCTTGAAAGAAAGTAAATCCATAGGCCAAAAAGAGAAACTTAGGATCAGAGAAAATACAAAAAGGATTATCTGGGAAGGAAGAAAACCGGGTTTAAAAGTTTTAGGAGATGATGGAGAAGAGCAGGATTTCTTAACCAGAGGGAAAGAGTTCACCCAAAGCCTTTTGCCAATCGCAGAAGAGTTGGATCGTCATACTGGAAAAAGATTCTACCAAGAAATATTAAACATTATGAATAAACGTTGGGAAGATCCAAAATGTACACCTTCTGGAAAACTAATGGATCGTATCATCAACGAAGACTGGGAATTCAGAGATTTGGGAATTCATTTGGCTAAAGAAAATTACAGAAACCAGTCCCAGATGGAACTTACACCGGGTAAATTTGCTATGTTTGCTAAAGAAGTCCAAAAGTCACTGGCAGAGAAAGTCAAAATAGAAGAATCTGAAAAAGTGAAGAAGAACCCAACTGCAAGGATCTGCAACCATTGA